CGTGGCTCGAACGCCGAGACGCCGAGCGAGCTTTATACTCTCGACAACGGCGGCGGAGGTGTCCGATTGCTCTGCGCAGCGAACGAAGGCTGCCGAATCCACGGATTGCACCCTCTTCGCTATTTCGGCGACATTAAAACGACTCAGGGTGTCCTGCACCTCGAACAGTAAGTGATGGGCGAGCGAAAACCTCCCGAGTCTGTTTGCACATTCTGCAACATTCGCCGCGCGCACCGCCTGCGGATGACTCGGCAGCGGGAACTGCAAATAGCCGATCGTCAGTTCGGAACTCGAACTTCGCGCGTAATCGCTGAGCAAACGTTCGAAGCGTTTACACGCGGGACATTGATAGTCAGCAAAAATGAGGAGCGTGTCCGGCGCAGTCACCACGTCTATGCGACTCGCAAGCGAGAAAGGTCGTGCCTCAGCCGTCAAGCGCCGAGCAGGTTCTTGTTGCTCAGAATCGACACGTTGAGGCTGAGGGCGTACGAACGTTTGATAGGCGAGACTCACGGCTGCCAGTAGTGCCGCGAGTACCAAAACCGCGTCCACGATCCCTTTCCAACGCGTACTCACCTTTGGGACTCCGCTGACGGCGGCAGTGTAGAACTGGGGAGTTCTGGTGACGCCCGTTCAAGGCGGTAAACACTGAAAGAAGGTCCGTCTTCGTCTTCGTCGCGGAATACGAGGATACCCTGTTCAGTCGACCGCACGAGTTTCGAACCCGCAGGCAGGCGGACTTCCCCTAAAAACGTTCCGGACGGCGCATCAAAAATATCGACCGGCACGGGCATGCCCATATTCGACGAGCGCGCGATGAACAGGTGATTTTGCGCATCGACTAGCGGCATCCCGGCAAACAAGAACTTGTACGGAGTGATGGGGTACGATTCGAGAGCCATCTCGATAGACCGACGCGCGGCCTCATTAGGCGCCCTCGTCGCCAGACTGCGCCGAAATATCTCGACAGAGTCTTTGTCGGCGTCGGACATCCTGACTACGGGAACTCCCTCTCGTTCGATAAATCCAGCCGGTCGCCCGCCAGCGCTATAGCGAGCGATTCTATATATGGTGTCCGCCTGCACACGCGAGTAGATGGTTCCGTCTGGCGCGACGGCCATCCAGCAATACGTGCAGAGACTACGTTCCGGGTCGCTTGAGAATTGCAGCTCCACCACCGGCGCGGCGGCGGGAGAATCACCCAGCAAAAGTAGGATGCTCGACCGACTGGTTCGCTGCGCGTGCACTCGAACGCCTGCGGTCGTCCGCCACATTCGAGAAACGAATAGCGACGGAAGCGATACTTCGGACTCGCATCGTTCCTCGTTATATAGTTGCACACGCCGATTCTTGGAGTCACTGACGAGAATCTTCCCTTTAGGATCTACAGCAAGTCCACCAGCGAGCGCGAGCTCGCACGGGCCCTGTCCGTAGTGCGCGAGTTCGGCGAACGTGCCGTCCCAGCGCAGGAGCGACAGCCCGCGTCCCCGCCCACTAGCGAAGACGACCCCAATTGCTCCGAGCAAGTCAGCATCGATCAGTTCACCACCGGCGATGCTGTCGGGCACTGTTAGCGTTCGAATCGACTGCAGCCTATACTCAGAAGCCGTCGCGCCATTTTCGTGACTGCAGCCGATCGTTACGAACGCGAGTAGCGAGCAAGCGAAGAGGCGCAGAGCTCTCGCCGCTGTTCGAATCGTCCCAGTTCGTGGAGATCCGCGGGGTACGACTGACAGCGGGTTTGTCACCCATCGAATGCGCTTCGCCTTCATTTTATGTCAGTACGGGTACTGGATCGCACATTGCGCGACGGTCCACGTGTGCGACTCCGAACAGGCCTCAATCGGATATCCGTGACTGGTGCAATACATATACGCGGTTCCCGCCCCTGCGTAACAGCGCGCGAGGTCACCAGGATCCTCCTCACCTTGCGCTGTTCCCGCTGCGAGCACGCTCATGACAATTGTTCCCGCCGAGACTATCCGAATTCGTCGCATGTGACTCCCTACCATGAATGAAGAATTGCACACACCACGCCTACGCGTGGGCAGCACGATGATACTCCATGTTCTTTTGAGCGCTACAACAGAAAT
This region of Gemmatimonas groenlandica genomic DNA includes:
- a CDS encoding DsbA family protein, whose protein sequence is MVTAPDTLLIFADYQCPACKRFERLLSDYARSSSSELTIGYLQFPLPSHPQAVRAANVAECANRLGRFSLAHHLLFEVQDTLSRFNVAEIAKRVQSVDSAAFVRCAEQSDTSAAVVESIKLARRLGVRATPTLIVNGWLTGVPSDARELAEWLQRTRRGNPPY